A single Sander lucioperca isolate FBNREF2018 chromosome 24, SLUC_FBN_1.2, whole genome shotgun sequence DNA region contains:
- the mrpl39 gene encoding 39S ribosomal protein L39, mitochondrial isoform X2, with translation MATRTVCQVLQRRFASSAAAVRTPATEVRGQRNAVFSREQARQRALYPRIEKIEVSMQGPGLDGTLLIMNRGMSTPLSCARHLTEHHLINSALALVDGEPWSLHQPLTHSCSLTLLTFKDSDPTLVNQAYWRSCAALLGQVLETAFKDDFTVELLNTPEVPVTSGAFCCDVVLDPQLDSWTPSEESLRSLTRGAQQLIHQDLAWEPLEVVPSVALEIFSHSRCKQEEVEQKAAQSPKGTVMLHRCGDHVLLSAGPLVARTGLCSQYEVTAIHSLGQGLWGLRRRAQGLSLPLQLQAHHTVWRKLRQRAEKMVRTARMQEVNGLSPPDSTPPRTSQ, from the exons GCTTTGCATCTTCTGCAGCAGCTGTGCGTACACCGGCCACCGAGGTCCGCGGCCAGCGCAATGCCGTCTTCTCCAGAGAGCAGGCCAGGCAGAGAGCTCTGTACCCCCGCATCGAGAAGATCGAGGTGTCCATGCAGGGCCCTGGGCTGGATGGTACACTGCTTATCATGAACAGAGGAATGTCCACTCCACTGAGCTGTGCCAGAC ATCTGACAGAGCATCACCTGATCAACTCGGCTCTGGCCCTGGTGGACGGGGAACCTTGGTCTCTTCACCAGCCCCTCACCCACTCCTGCTCACTCACTCTGCTCACATTTAAAGACAGTGATCCAACTCTGGTCAACCAG GCCTATTGGCGTTCCTGTGCTGCCTTGCTAGGCCAGGTGCTGGAGACTGCTTTCAAAGACGACTTTACTGTGGAGCTTCTCAACACACCAGAGGTGCCAG TCACTTCAGGGGCTTTCTGCTGTGATGTGGTGCTCGACCCTCAGCTGGACTCATGGACTCcctctgag GAGTCGTTGCGGTCTCTGACGCGAGGGGCCCAGCAGCTGATCCACCAGGACCTGGCATGGGAGCCTCTGGAGGTGGTACCCTCTGTGGCACTGGAGATCTTCTCACACAGCAG GTGTAAACAGGAAGAGGTGGAACAGAAGGCAGCACAGAGTCCCAAAGGCACAGTGATGCTCCACAG ATGTGGTGACCATGTGCTGCTGAGTGCGGGCCCCCTCGTGGCCAGGACAGGCCTGTGCTCTCAGTACGAGGTGACGGCCATCCACAGCCTGGGACAGGGACTCTGGGGCCTCCGGCGTCGGGCACAGGGCCTCTCCCTGCCTCTGCAGCTGCAG GCTCACCACACGGTCTGGAGGAAACTGAGGCAGCGGGCAGAGAAAATGGTAAGAACagcaa GAATGCAAGAAGTGAATGGACTCTCTCCTCCTGACTCAACACCACCTCGGACCAGCCAGTAA
- the mrpl39 gene encoding 39S ribosomal protein L39, mitochondrial isoform X1 — translation MATRTVCQVLQRRFASSAAAVRTPATEVRGQRNAVFSREQARQRALYPRIEKIEVSMQGPGLDGTLLIMNRGMSTPLSCARHLTEHHLINSALALVDGEPWSLHQPLTHSCSLTLLTFKDSDPTLVNQAYWRSCAALLGQVLETAFKDDFTVELLNTPEVPVTSGAFCCDVVLDPQLDSWTPSEESLRSLTRGAQQLIHQDLAWEPLEVVPSVALEIFSHSRCKQEEVEQKAAQSPKGTVMLHRCGDHVLLSAGPLVARTGLCSQYEVTAIHSLGQGLWGLRRRAQGLSLPLQLQAHHTVWRKLRQRAEKMVEVPNTECKK, via the exons GCTTTGCATCTTCTGCAGCAGCTGTGCGTACACCGGCCACCGAGGTCCGCGGCCAGCGCAATGCCGTCTTCTCCAGAGAGCAGGCCAGGCAGAGAGCTCTGTACCCCCGCATCGAGAAGATCGAGGTGTCCATGCAGGGCCCTGGGCTGGATGGTACACTGCTTATCATGAACAGAGGAATGTCCACTCCACTGAGCTGTGCCAGAC ATCTGACAGAGCATCACCTGATCAACTCGGCTCTGGCCCTGGTGGACGGGGAACCTTGGTCTCTTCACCAGCCCCTCACCCACTCCTGCTCACTCACTCTGCTCACATTTAAAGACAGTGATCCAACTCTGGTCAACCAG GCCTATTGGCGTTCCTGTGCTGCCTTGCTAGGCCAGGTGCTGGAGACTGCTTTCAAAGACGACTTTACTGTGGAGCTTCTCAACACACCAGAGGTGCCAG TCACTTCAGGGGCTTTCTGCTGTGATGTGGTGCTCGACCCTCAGCTGGACTCATGGACTCcctctgag GAGTCGTTGCGGTCTCTGACGCGAGGGGCCCAGCAGCTGATCCACCAGGACCTGGCATGGGAGCCTCTGGAGGTGGTACCCTCTGTGGCACTGGAGATCTTCTCACACAGCAG GTGTAAACAGGAAGAGGTGGAACAGAAGGCAGCACAGAGTCCCAAAGGCACAGTGATGCTCCACAG ATGTGGTGACCATGTGCTGCTGAGTGCGGGCCCCCTCGTGGCCAGGACAGGCCTGTGCTCTCAGTACGAGGTGACGGCCATCCACAGCCTGGGACAGGGACTCTGGGGCCTCCGGCGTCGGGCACAGGGCCTCTCCCTGCCTCTGCAGCTGCAG GCTCACCACACGGTCTGGAGGAAACTGAGGCAGCGGGCAGAGAAAATG GTCGAGGTGCCAAACACTGAATGCAAGAAGTGA